In Agromyces sp. SYSU T00194, a genomic segment contains:
- the orn gene encoding oligoribonuclease, which yields MGTSGDRLVWIDCEMTGLDLEVDELVEIAVVITDYDLEPVDAGLSIVIKPDASALEHMGDFVRKMHTDSGLIEEIPAGKSVAEAEYEVLEYVLAHVPEEQKAPLAGNTIGTDRMFLAKYMPRLDAHLHYRNVDVSSIKELARRWFPRVYFNAPAKNGGHRALADILESIRELRYYRRAVFVADPGPTSDELGKISEAVVNEFTAKV from the coding sequence ATGGGAACCTCCGGAGATCGGCTCGTCTGGATCGACTGCGAGATGACGGGCCTCGACCTCGAGGTCGACGAGCTCGTCGAGATCGCGGTGGTCATCACCGACTACGACCTGGAGCCCGTCGACGCGGGGCTCAGCATCGTCATCAAGCCCGATGCATCCGCCCTCGAGCACATGGGCGACTTCGTGCGCAAGATGCACACCGACTCGGGCCTGATCGAGGAGATCCCCGCCGGCAAGAGCGTCGCCGAGGCCGAGTACGAGGTGCTCGAGTACGTGCTCGCGCACGTGCCGGAGGAGCAGAAGGCCCCGCTCGCCGGCAACACCATCGGCACCGACCGCATGTTCCTCGCGAAGTACATGCCGCGCCTCGACGCGCACCTGCACTACCGCAACGTCGACGTGTCGTCGATCAAGGAGCTCGCCCGCCGCTGGTTCCCGCGCGTCTACTTCAACGCACCGGCCAAGAACGGCGGGCACCGGGCGCTCGCCGACATCCTCGAGTCGATCCGCGAGCTGCGGTACTACCGTCGCGCGGTCTTCGTCGCCGACCCCGGCCCCACGAGCGACGAGCTCGGCAAGATCTCGGAGGCCGTCGTGAACGAGTTCACAGCAAAGGTGTAG
- the nadE gene encoding ammonia-dependent NAD(+) synthetase, whose product MRELQARIIAELNVKSAIEPAAEVRARVDFLKEYLRATGAHGFVLGISGGQDSALAGRLCRLAVAELLEEGTAARFVAVRLPYAVQHDEDDAAFALEWIQPQEQLTFNIQRGVDGLTAEYGDAAGAPLSDHGKGNIKARARMVAQYAIAGEDAMLVVGTDHAAEAVTGFFTKYGDGGADILPLTGLTKRQGRAVLAHLGAPERIYLKTPTADLLDGDPGQADEANLGLTYADLDAFLEGEEIDAGTAELIEARYLQTEHKRQVPVSMFDDWWR is encoded by the coding sequence ATGCGCGAACTGCAGGCGAGGATCATCGCAGAGCTGAACGTGAAGTCCGCTATCGAACCGGCCGCAGAGGTGCGCGCGCGGGTCGACTTCCTCAAGGAGTACCTGCGCGCGACCGGCGCGCACGGGTTCGTGCTCGGTATCAGCGGCGGGCAGGACTCGGCCCTCGCGGGCCGGCTGTGCCGGCTGGCCGTGGCCGAGTTGCTCGAGGAGGGCACGGCTGCGCGGTTCGTCGCGGTGCGCCTGCCGTACGCGGTGCAGCACGACGAGGACGACGCCGCGTTCGCCCTCGAGTGGATCCAGCCGCAGGAGCAGCTGACCTTCAACATCCAGCGCGGCGTCGACGGCCTCACGGCCGAGTACGGCGATGCCGCGGGCGCGCCGCTCAGCGACCACGGCAAGGGCAACATCAAGGCGCGTGCACGCATGGTCGCGCAGTACGCGATCGCGGGCGAGGACGCCATGCTCGTGGTCGGCACCGACCACGCGGCGGAGGCCGTCACCGGATTCTTCACGAAGTACGGCGACGGCGGCGCCGACATCCTGCCGCTCACCGGCCTCACCAAGCGCCAGGGCCGCGCGGTGCTCGCCCACCTGGGTGCGCCCGAGCGCATCTACCTCAAGACCCCGACGGCCGACCTGCTCGACGGCGACCCGGGGCAGGCCGACGAGGCGAACCTCGGGCTGACCTACGCCGACCTGGACGCATTCCTCGAGGGCGAGGAGATCGACGCGGGCACGGCCGAGCTCATCGAGGCGCGCTACCTGCAGACCGAGCACAAGCGGCAGGTGCCGGTCTCGATGTTCGACGACTGGTGGCGCTGA
- the ettA gene encoding energy-dependent translational throttle protein EttA yields MAEYIYSMVRARKAVGDKVILDDVTMAFLPGAKIGVVGPNGAGKSTILKIMAGLDQPSNGDARLSPGYSVGILMQEPELDESKTVLENVQEGVGPIKGKIDRFNEISAAMADPDADFDALLAEMGTLQEDIDAADAWDLDSQLEQAMDALRCPPSDASVAHLSGGEKRRVALCKLLLSKPDLLLLDEPTNHLDAESVLWLEQHLAKYPGAVLAVTHDRYFLDHVAEWICEVDRGRLYPYEGNYSTYLEKKEERLQVQGKKDQKLAKRLKDELEWVRSNAKGRQAKSKARLARYEEMAAEAERTRKLDFEEIQIPPGPRLGQVVLEAKNLKKGFGDRTLIDGLSFTLPRNGIVGIIGPNGVGKTTLFKTIVGMEPLDGGDLKVGETVDISYVDQSRGGIDPKKTLWEVVSDGLDYIQVGKTEVPSRAYVSTFGFKGPDQQKPAGVLSGGERNRLNLALTLKQGGNLLLLDEPTNDLDVETLGSLENALLEFPGCAVVITHDRWFLDRIATHILAYEGTEENPSYWHWFEGNFEAYEANKIERLGPDAAKPHRSTYRKLTRD; encoded by the coding sequence GTGGCGGAATACATCTACTCCATGGTGCGCGCCCGCAAGGCGGTCGGCGACAAGGTCATCCTGGACGACGTGACGATGGCGTTCCTGCCCGGCGCCAAGATCGGCGTCGTGGGCCCGAACGGCGCGGGAAAGTCCACGATCCTGAAGATCATGGCCGGCCTCGACCAGCCCTCGAACGGCGACGCGCGACTCTCGCCCGGCTACAGCGTCGGCATCCTCATGCAGGAGCCCGAGCTCGACGAGTCCAAGACGGTGCTCGAGAACGTGCAGGAGGGCGTCGGGCCGATCAAGGGCAAGATCGACCGGTTCAACGAGATCTCGGCCGCCATGGCCGACCCCGACGCCGACTTCGACGCCCTGCTGGCCGAGATGGGCACGCTGCAGGAGGACATCGACGCGGCGGACGCGTGGGACCTCGACTCGCAGCTCGAGCAGGCGATGGACGCACTGCGGTGCCCGCCGTCGGACGCCTCGGTCGCGCACCTCTCCGGCGGTGAGAAGCGGCGCGTGGCGCTGTGCAAGCTGCTGCTCAGCAAGCCCGACCTGCTGCTGCTCGACGAGCCCACCAACCACCTCGACGCCGAGAGCGTGCTCTGGCTCGAGCAGCACCTCGCCAAGTACCCCGGCGCCGTGCTCGCCGTCACGCACGACCGGTACTTCCTCGACCACGTCGCGGAGTGGATCTGCGAGGTCGACCGCGGGCGCCTCTACCCCTACGAGGGCAACTACTCGACCTACCTCGAGAAGAAGGAGGAGCGCCTCCAGGTCCAGGGCAAGAAGGACCAGAAGCTCGCCAAGCGCCTGAAGGACGAGCTCGAGTGGGTGCGGTCGAACGCCAAGGGCCGCCAGGCGAAGTCGAAGGCGCGCCTCGCCCGCTACGAGGAGATGGCCGCGGAGGCCGAGCGCACCAGGAAGCTCGACTTCGAGGAGATCCAGATCCCGCCGGGGCCGCGCCTCGGCCAGGTCGTGCTCGAGGCCAAGAACCTGAAGAAGGGCTTCGGCGACCGCACGCTCATCGACGGCCTGAGCTTCACCCTGCCGCGCAACGGCATCGTCGGCATCATCGGCCCGAACGGCGTCGGCAAGACCACGCTGTTCAAGACCATCGTCGGCATGGAGCCGCTCGACGGCGGCGACCTGAAGGTCGGCGAGACGGTCGACATCTCGTACGTGGACCAGTCGCGCGGCGGCATCGACCCGAAGAAGACGCTCTGGGAGGTCGTCTCCGACGGCCTCGACTACATCCAGGTCGGCAAGACCGAGGTGCCGAGCCGTGCGTACGTCTCCACCTTCGGGTTCAAGGGGCCCGACCAGCAGAAGCCCGCGGGCGTGCTCTCGGGCGGCGAGCGCAACCGACTGAACCTCGCGCTCACCCTCAAGCAGGGCGGCAACCTGCTCCTGCTCGACGAGCCGACCAACGATCTCGACGTCGAGACGCTCGGCAGCCTCGAGAACGCGCTGCTCGAGTTCCCCGGCTGCGCCGTGGTCATCACCCACGACCGGTGGTTCCTCGACCGCATCGCGACGCACATCCTCGCCTACGAGGGCACGGAGGAGAACCCGTCGTACTGGCACTGGTTCGAGGGCAACTTCGAGGCGTACGAGGCGAACAAGATCGAGCGCCTCGGCCCCGACGCGGCCAAGCCTCACCGGTCGACCTACCGCAAGCTCACGCGCGACTGA
- a CDS encoding acyl-CoA thioesterase → MDGLLSTLHLTDTAARTDEDIFTGPSQWMPRGRVFGGQVLAQSLMAASHTVPEDRAVHSMHGYFLRPGDVNDHITFAVDRIHDGRSFSTRRTQAYQAGLPILSMIASFQDSDDGISHQVDMPADIPDPESLPTAADVLSDVDHAIARHWATERPFDMRHVPSPIYLSVEGPRVPHQAVWLRALGTIGDDQKLHRAALAYVSDYSILEPVLRRHGIPWATPGLKVASLDHAMWWHRDVRVDDWLLYVQESPSAGGGRGLSTGRIYSRDGVLVASVAQEGMVRVPAAARD, encoded by the coding sequence ATCGACGGATTGCTCTCAACGCTCCACCTCACCGACACCGCGGCGCGGACCGACGAGGACATCTTCACCGGCCCCTCGCAGTGGATGCCGCGGGGACGCGTGTTCGGCGGGCAGGTGCTCGCGCAGTCGCTCATGGCCGCGTCGCACACCGTGCCGGAGGACCGCGCGGTGCACTCGATGCACGGCTACTTCCTGCGGCCCGGCGACGTGAACGACCACATCACCTTCGCCGTCGACCGCATCCACGACGGGCGGTCGTTCTCGACCCGGCGCACGCAGGCGTACCAGGCCGGGCTGCCGATCCTGTCGATGATCGCATCGTTCCAGGACTCCGATGACGGCATCAGCCACCAGGTCGACATGCCCGCGGACATCCCGGACCCCGAGTCGCTCCCGACCGCCGCCGACGTGCTCAGCGACGTCGACCACGCGATCGCGCGGCACTGGGCCACCGAGCGGCCGTTCGACATGCGGCACGTGCCCTCGCCCATCTACCTCTCGGTCGAGGGGCCGCGCGTACCCCACCAGGCCGTCTGGCTGCGCGCGCTCGGCACGATCGGCGACGACCAGAAGCTGCACCGGGCCGCGCTCGCCTACGTCAGCGACTACTCGATCCTCGAGCCCGTGCTGCGCCGCCACGGCATCCCCTGGGCGACGCCGGGGCTGAAGGTCGCGAGCCTCGACCACGCCATGTGGTGGCACCGCGACGTGCGCGTCGACGATTGGCTGCTCTACGTGCAGGAGTCGCCGAGCGCCGGGGGCGGCCGCGGGCTGTCGACCGGCCGCATCTACAGTCGCGACGGCGTGCTCGTCGCGAGCGTCGCGCAGGAGGGCATGGTGCGCGTGCCGGCCGCGGCGCGCGACTGA
- a CDS encoding SGNH/GDSL hydrolase family protein, whose protein sequence is MDTHSWHRYVAIGDSLTEGLGDPAGPRGDDRWHGWADRLAVILDGHARLAGERFDFGNLAVRGSRVADAARDQVPRAIDVGADLVSVMIGGNDLMSPAADPDQVAEALESVVARLRASGATVLLANCFDPQFAFFLRPFRGRAAVFNAHVWTIARRHGAAVLDLWGAAEFRRQSMWAEDRVHLSSEGHRALARRASHALGVPYAESATHARSPAAGGAGSTPSHPPDPTLSLPRWFVVHALPWLGRRMRRISSGDGRMPKRPYPAPIAHAGLADGGPH, encoded by the coding sequence GTGGACACGCACAGCTGGCACCGGTACGTCGCCATCGGGGACTCGCTCACGGAGGGCCTCGGCGATCCGGCGGGACCACGGGGCGACGACCGCTGGCACGGCTGGGCCGACCGGCTCGCCGTGATCCTCGACGGTCACGCGCGCCTCGCGGGCGAGCGGTTCGACTTCGGCAACCTCGCCGTGCGCGGCAGCAGGGTCGCGGATGCCGCGCGCGACCAGGTCCCCCGCGCGATCGACGTCGGCGCCGACCTCGTCTCGGTCATGATCGGCGGGAACGACCTGATGAGCCCGGCCGCCGACCCGGACCAGGTGGCCGAGGCCCTGGAATCCGTCGTCGCCCGGCTGCGCGCCTCCGGAGCGACGGTGCTGCTCGCGAACTGCTTCGATCCGCAGTTCGCGTTCTTCCTCCGCCCGTTCCGTGGCCGCGCCGCGGTGTTCAACGCGCACGTCTGGACGATCGCCCGACGCCACGGCGCCGCAGTGCTCGACCTCTGGGGCGCGGCCGAGTTCCGCCGGCAGTCGATGTGGGCCGAGGACCGGGTGCACCTGAGCAGCGAGGGCCACCGGGCGCTCGCGCGCCGCGCGTCGCACGCGCTGGGCGTGCCGTACGCCGAGTCGGCGACTCACGCACGATCGCCGGCCGCGGGCGGGGCGGGGTCGACCCCGTCGCATCCGCCCGACCCGACCCTCTCGCTCCCCCGCTGGTTCGTGGTGCACGCGCTGCCGTGGCTCGGCCGCCGCATGCGGCGCATCTCGAGCGGCGACGGCCGGATGCCGAAGCGCCCGTACCCGGCGCCGATCGCGCACGCCGGGCTCGCCGACGGCGGGCCGCACTAG
- a CDS encoding metallopeptidase family protein, with protein sequence MALELDEEAFEQLVVDELDALPDDMVDGLENVVFVVEDTPEDGSLELLGLYEGVAVTERDRYGFGEMPDRIVLYRLGLLDACDDLDQLRDEIHVTLVHEIAHYYGIDDERLHELGWA encoded by the coding sequence ATGGCACTCGAGCTCGACGAGGAGGCCTTCGAACAGCTCGTCGTCGACGAGCTCGACGCACTGCCCGACGACATGGTCGACGGGCTCGAGAACGTCGTGTTCGTCGTCGAGGACACCCCCGAGGACGGCTCGCTCGAGCTGCTCGGCCTGTACGAGGGCGTCGCCGTCACCGAGCGCGATCGATACGGCTTCGGCGAGATGCCCGACCGCATCGTCCTCTACCGGCTCGGGCTGCTCGACGCGTGCGACGACCTCGACCAGCTGCGCGACGAGATCCACGTCACGCTGGTGCACGAGATCGCCCATTATTACGGAATCGACGACGAGCGGCTCCACGAGCTCGGTTGGGCCTGA
- a CDS encoding cation:proton antiporter → MEITVANLVIIVAIGVVAPLVARLIGTWLAIPVVVFEIVLGIVAGPDVLGWVTIDEHTDLIANFGLAMLFFLAGSEIDFRKIRGRPSRTALAGWLVSLGAALGLSFLIAQHPGAAVFIAIALTSTALGTILPMLRDAGDLRSPFGIAVTAVGAVGEFAPLIAISIFLSGRTPLQGSLVLLGFAVVAGLAIWGASRGVGAEFERLVRASLHTSGQFAVRLFMVVTLALVGVSIALGLDMLLGAFTAGVLYRLLINGLGEHESEVIESKLEAVAFGVFVPVFFIYTGVTFDVEALLSSPRSLALLPVFLLALLLLRGLPSLLSLPRGSNWLDRGAMALYGATGLPIIVAVTAIGVDQGDLGTDVAAALVGAGMLSVLIFPLVALALRRRSSDAPTTGPDDVDVPIVA, encoded by the coding sequence ATGGAGATCACCGTCGCCAACCTCGTGATCATCGTCGCGATCGGCGTGGTCGCGCCGCTCGTCGCCCGGCTCATCGGCACCTGGCTGGCCATCCCCGTCGTGGTCTTCGAGATCGTGCTCGGCATCGTCGCGGGCCCCGACGTCCTCGGCTGGGTGACGATCGACGAGCACACCGACCTCATCGCCAACTTCGGGCTGGCAATGCTCTTCTTCCTGGCGGGGTCGGAGATCGACTTCCGCAAGATCCGCGGGCGCCCCTCGCGCACCGCCCTGGCCGGGTGGCTCGTCTCGCTCGGCGCGGCGCTCGGGCTGAGCTTCCTCATCGCCCAGCACCCCGGCGCGGCGGTGTTCATCGCGATCGCGCTGACCTCGACGGCGCTCGGCACGATCCTGCCGATGCTGCGCGACGCGGGCGACCTGCGCAGCCCGTTCGGCATCGCCGTGACCGCGGTCGGCGCGGTGGGCGAGTTCGCACCGCTCATCGCCATCTCGATCTTCCTCTCGGGCCGCACGCCGCTGCAGGGCTCCCTCGTGCTGCTCGGCTTCGCCGTCGTGGCAGGGCTCGCCATCTGGGGCGCCTCCCGCGGCGTGGGTGCGGAGTTCGAGCGGCTCGTGCGCGCATCGCTGCACACCAGCGGGCAGTTCGCGGTGCGGCTGTTCATGGTGGTGACGCTCGCCCTCGTGGGCGTCAGCATCGCACTGGGACTCGACATGCTGCTCGGCGCCTTCACCGCGGGCGTGCTCTACCGACTCCTCATCAACGGCCTCGGCGAGCACGAGTCGGAGGTCATCGAGTCGAAGCTCGAGGCCGTCGCGTTCGGCGTCTTCGTGCCGGTCTTCTTCATCTACACCGGCGTCACGTTCGATGTCGAGGCCCTCCTCTCCTCCCCCCGGTCGCTCGCGCTGCTGCCCGTGTTCCTGCTCGCGCTGCTCCTGCTGCGCGGGCTGCCGAGCCTGCTCTCGCTCCCGCGCGGGTCGAACTGGCTCGACCGCGGCGCCATGGCGTTGTACGGCGCGACCGGACTGCCGATCATCGTGGCGGTCACGGCGATCGGCGTCGACCAGGGCGACCTCGGCACCGACGTGGCGGCCGCGCTCGTCGGCGCGGGCATGCTGTCGGTGCTGATCTTCCCGCTCGTGGCGCTGGCCCTGCGGCGGCGGTCGTCGGATGCCCCGACGACCGGCCCCGACGACGTCGACGTGCCGATCGTGGCCTGA
- a CDS encoding acyl-CoA thioesterase, translating into MRLHVPIRLRWSDLDAYGHVNNAEMLRLLEEARIEAFWVSHDARDAAVGASTAVIDGRPGADTITLIARQEVEYLAPVPYLRSPLDVELWIANMSGARLDVCYEVFAPVGSEPRTLYARAATTIVLVDAASGRPRRINDHELTAWTPYQDEPLRFRRRS; encoded by the coding sequence ATGCGCCTGCACGTGCCCATCCGGCTGCGCTGGTCGGACCTCGACGCCTACGGGCACGTGAACAACGCCGAGATGCTGCGCCTCCTCGAGGAGGCGCGCATCGAGGCGTTCTGGGTGAGCCACGACGCGCGCGACGCGGCCGTCGGCGCCTCGACGGCCGTCATCGACGGTCGCCCGGGCGCCGACACGATCACGCTCATCGCGCGGCAGGAGGTCGAGTACCTCGCGCCCGTGCCGTACCTGCGCTCGCCGCTGGACGTCGAGCTCTGGATCGCCAACATGAGCGGCGCGCGGCTCGACGTCTGCTACGAGGTGTTCGCCCCGGTCGGCAGCGAGCCGCGCACGCTCTACGCGCGGGCCGCGACGACCATCGTGCTGGTCGACGCGGCGAGCGGCCGGCCGCGTCGCATCAACGACCACGAACTCACCGCGTGGACGCCCTACCAGGACGAACCGCTGCGCTTCCGCCGCCGCTCCTGA
- a CDS encoding ATP-binding protein, protein MAERLAPAVAARRLATRLRADPGALVLVDGPSGAGKSSFADAVLGLVGAQRVALVRLDALYPGWDGLAAGSEAVRRGILQPLARGAAGRWRRWDWMHDRPAEAHLVRPGVPLLVEGCGAFGRPPLARVPDPSKCCVLSPESAGLRRVSEPARERVVRVWVEAGEDARRRRALARDAGAFDPHWARWERQWRAYVCAAAPRARADLVVDGAWPFPRATPRTTVGT, encoded by the coding sequence TTGGCTGAGCGACTCGCCCCCGCAGTGGCCGCCCGTCGGCTGGCGACGCGGCTGCGGGCGGACCCCGGCGCGCTCGTGCTCGTCGACGGGCCGAGCGGCGCGGGCAAGTCGAGCTTCGCCGACGCGGTGCTCGGCCTCGTCGGCGCGCAGCGCGTGGCGCTCGTGCGGCTCGACGCGCTCTACCCGGGCTGGGACGGGCTCGCGGCGGGCTCGGAGGCCGTTCGACGCGGCATCCTGCAGCCGCTGGCCCGCGGTGCCGCCGGGCGATGGCGCCGCTGGGACTGGATGCACGACCGCCCCGCCGAGGCCCACCTCGTGCGCCCGGGCGTGCCGCTCCTGGTCGAGGGCTGCGGCGCGTTCGGCCGCCCGCCGCTCGCCCGGGTGCCAGACCCGTCGAAATGCTGCGTTCTGAGCCCCGAGAGCGCAGGTCTTCGACGGGTCTCGGAACCTGCGCGGGAGCGGGTCGTGCGGGTGTGGGTCGAGGCGGGTGAGGATGCCCGCAGGCGACGTGCGCTCGCACGCGACGCGGGCGCGTTCGACCCGCACTGGGCGCGGTGGGAGCGACAGTGGCGCGCCTACGTGTGCGCGGCCGCCCCGCGCGCACGGGCCGACCTCGTGGTCGACGGGGCGTGGCCGTTCCCCCGGGCGACCCCGAGGACTACGGTGGGGACATGA
- a CDS encoding aldo/keto reductase, translating to MDYVAADTRYDSMDYRRVGRSGLRLPGLSLGLWHNFGDERGFDTQRAIVRRAFDLGVTHFDLANNYGPPPGSAEANFGRLLATDLAPYRDELIVSSKAGYDMWPGPYGEWGSRKYLLSSLDQSLARLGLDYVDVFYSHRPDPDTPIEETMGALASAVTQGKALYVGISNYDPEQTRAAQAALADLGVPLLIHQPRYSMFDRTPEGGLFDALDDLGTGAIVFSPLAQGMLTERYLDGIPSDSRAATSRFLSESQISAEYLERVRGLRDIAAARGQSVAQLALSWVLRVPTVTSALIGASSVSQLEQNLAALDAPALTDDEIAAIEPFAAHGTRLG from the coding sequence ATGGACTACGTCGCCGCCGATACCCGATACGACTCGATGGACTACCGGCGGGTGGGCCGCAGCGGGCTGCGCCTGCCGGGGCTCTCGCTCGGGCTCTGGCACAACTTCGGCGACGAGCGCGGCTTCGACACCCAGCGCGCGATCGTGCGGCGCGCGTTCGACCTGGGCGTCACCCACTTCGACCTCGCGAACAATTACGGCCCACCGCCCGGCAGCGCCGAGGCGAACTTCGGGCGCCTGCTCGCCACCGACCTCGCGCCGTACCGCGACGAGCTGATCGTCTCGAGCAAGGCCGGGTACGACATGTGGCCCGGTCCCTACGGCGAGTGGGGCTCGCGCAAGTACCTGCTCTCGTCGCTCGACCAGAGCCTGGCCCGCCTCGGGCTCGACTACGTCGACGTCTTCTACTCGCACCGCCCCGACCCCGACACGCCGATCGAGGAGACGATGGGCGCGCTCGCCTCGGCGGTGACGCAGGGCAAGGCGCTCTACGTCGGCATCTCGAACTACGACCCCGAGCAGACGCGCGCCGCGCAGGCCGCGCTCGCCGACCTCGGCGTGCCGCTGCTGATCCACCAGCCGCGCTACTCGATGTTCGACCGCACGCCGGAGGGGGGCCTGTTCGACGCACTCGACGACCTCGGCACCGGCGCGATCGTCTTCTCTCCGCTCGCGCAGGGCATGCTGACCGAGCGCTACCTCGACGGCATCCCGAGCGACTCCCGCGCGGCGACCAGCCGCTTCCTCTCGGAGTCGCAGATCAGCGCCGAGTACCTCGAGCGGGTGCGCGGGCTCCGCGACATCGCCGCAGCGCGCGGCCAGTCGGTGGCCCAGCTCGCGCTGAGCTGGGTGCTGCGGGTGCCCACGGTGACGAGCGCCCTCATCGGCGCCTCCAGCGTGTCGCAACTCGAGCAGAACCTCGCCGCGCTCGACGCACCGGCCCTCACCGACGACGAGATCGCCGCGATCGAGCCGTTCGCGGCGCACGGCACGCGCCTCGGCTGA
- a CDS encoding energy-coupling factor transporter transmembrane component T family protein, producing the protein MSLLDARGGTTWVGRRNPVAKVAATVPLSLALLLTLDPVSAGTAIVLEVALFWAAGLGALVFSARTAVVWVAGPLAGVSMLLYGRTGGTVYFEWGLIQVSEGSVQIGLSTAARVVAIALPAVVLFLTIDPTDFADGLSQTLRLPERFVLGALGALRLVGLFIDDWRALALARRARGVGDRWIVPRLVGQAFGLLVLSIRRGSKLATAMEARGFGADTARSHARDVHFGGAEVWLIAVGLLVAVACVVVAVASGTWNFVLG; encoded by the coding sequence GTGAGCCTCCTCGACGCGCGCGGCGGCACGACCTGGGTCGGCCGTCGCAACCCCGTCGCGAAGGTCGCCGCGACGGTGCCGCTCAGCCTCGCCCTGCTGCTCACGCTCGACCCGGTGTCGGCGGGCACGGCCATCGTGCTCGAGGTCGCGCTGTTCTGGGCGGCCGGGCTCGGGGCGCTCGTCTTCTCGGCCCGCACCGCGGTCGTGTGGGTCGCGGGGCCGCTCGCCGGCGTCAGCATGCTGCTCTACGGCCGCACCGGCGGAACGGTCTACTTCGAGTGGGGCCTGATCCAGGTCTCCGAGGGGTCGGTGCAGATCGGGCTGTCGACGGCCGCGCGCGTCGTCGCGATCGCGCTGCCCGCTGTGGTGCTCTTCCTCACCATCGATCCGACCGACTTCGCCGACGGGCTCTCCCAGACCCTGCGCCTTCCGGAGCGGTTCGTGCTCGGCGCACTCGGCGCGCTGCGTCTGGTGGGCCTCTTCATCGACGACTGGCGGGCACTCGCGCTCGCCCGGCGCGCACGCGGCGTGGGCGACCGCTGGATCGTGCCTCGGCTCGTCGGCCAGGCCTTCGGCCTGCTCGTGCTCTCGATCCGGCGCGGCTCGAAGCTCGCGACCGCGATGGAGGCGCGCGGGTTCGGCGCCGACACCGCGCGTTCGCACGCCCGCGACGTGCACTTCGGGGGCGCGGAGGTGTGGCTCATCGCCGTCGGCCTGCTGGTCGCGGTGGCGTGCGTGGTCGTCGCCGTGGCATCCGGAACCTGGAACTTCGTCCTTGGCTGA
- a CDS encoding ubiquinol-cytochrome c reductase iron-sulfur subunit, with protein MGDAGRLTRRTALTLGAGGIAGGAALLAGCSPTDGTGDGGASEDASSTPDAGVAAGTVIASVSDIPVGGAISASVDGNPVLLAQPTEGDVVAFSAICTHQQCVVGVEQAAFVCPCHGSRFDTATGDVVNGPALEPLPAVAVSVDGDDVVAG; from the coding sequence ATGGGTGACGCGGGACGACTGACGCGGAGGACGGCGCTCACGCTCGGTGCCGGCGGGATCGCCGGCGGCGCGGCGCTGCTCGCCGGCTGCAGCCCGACGGACGGCACGGGCGACGGTGGCGCGTCGGAGGACGCCTCGTCGACGCCGGACGCCGGCGTCGCAGCCGGCACGGTCATCGCCTCGGTCTCGGACATCCCCGTCGGCGGGGCGATCTCGGCCAGCGTCGACGGCAACCCGGTGCTGCTTGCGCAGCCCACCGAGGGCGACGTGGTCGCCTTCAGCGCGATCTGCACGCACCAGCAGTGCGTCGTCGGGGTCGAGCAGGCCGCGTTCGTGTGCCCGTGCCACGGGTCGCGGTTCGACACCGCGACGGGCGACGTGGTCAACGGCCCGGCGCTCGAGCCGCTTCCCGCGGTCGCCGTGAGCGTCGACGGCGACGACGTCGTGGCCGGCTGA
- a CDS encoding single-stranded DNA-binding protein, giving the protein MHDSITLVGTLGTEPEHRVISGGVELTTFRLATGGRRFDRPTQQWVDAEANWYTVSAFRRLGVHAAESLSRGDHVVVAGRLKVRSWEAGDRRGIAVDVEADAIGHDLRWVRTVAERPERPTAEETAAEQAGATSTRGEAPDGGDAFLPADGWAAPLSSEGAPRS; this is encoded by the coding sequence ATGCACGACAGCATCACCCTCGTCGGCACGCTCGGCACCGAGCCCGAGCACCGCGTGATCTCCGGCGGCGTCGAGCTCACCACCTTCCGGCTCGCGACCGGCGGCCGCCGGTTCGACCGCCCGACCCAGCAGTGGGTCGATGCCGAGGCCAACTGGTACACGGTCAGCGCGTTCCGCCGCCTCGGGGTGCACGCGGCCGAGTCGCTCTCGCGCGGCGACCACGTCGTCGTGGCGGGCAGGCTCAAGGTGCGCTCGTGGGAGGCGGGCGACCGGCGCGGCATCGCGGTCGACGTGGAGGCCGACGCGATCGGGCACGACCTGCGCTGGGTGCGCACCGTCGCCGAGCGGCCGGAGCGACCGACCGCGGAGGAGACCGCCGCGGAGCAGGCGGGCGCGACGTCGACGCGCGGCGAGGCGCCGGACGGCGGTGACGCGTTCCTGCCGGCCGACGGCTGGGCCGCCCCGCTGTCGTCGGAGGGTGCGCCGCGGTCCTGA